A window from Leifsonia shinshuensis encodes these proteins:
- the uvrB gene encoding excinuclease ABC subunit UvrB: MLPTRSVRPFEVVSEYSPSGDQPQAIAELAGRINAGETDVVLLGATGTGKSATTAWLIEQVQRPTLVLAHNKTLAAQLANEFRELLPNNAVEYFVSYYDYYQPEAYVPQTDTFIEKDSSINAEVERLRHSTTNSLLSRRDVVVVSTVSCIYGLGAAEEYLEAMVALQVGQNVGRDALIRRFVNMQYERNDVDFSRGKFRVRGDTIEIIPVYEEHAIRIELFGDEIEALYSLHPLTGNVITKMDAVSVFPATHYAASPATMQRAIGTIQEELHERLQELEREGKLLEAQRLRMRTQFDLEMMEQIGFCSGIENYSRHIDGRAPGEAPHCLLDYFPDDFLVVIDESHVTVPQIGAMYEGDASRKRTLVEHGFRLPSALDNRPLKWNEFKDRVGQTVYLSATPGKYELGIADGVVEQIIRPTGLIDPEIVVKPTKGQIDDLLEEIRLRVERDERVLVTTLTKKMAEELTDFLAEAGVRVRYLHSDVDTLRRVELLSELRAGVYDVLVGINLLREGLDLPEVSLVAILDADKEGFLRSSTSLVQTIGRAARNVSGQVHMYADVLTDSMKNAIEETDRRREKQIEYNRVNGIDPQPLRKRIADITDVLAREEADTARMLAGREQKRKSPTPNLRNGGIAAQGAAELEGLIADLNQQMLAAAGELKFELAARLRDELSDLKRDLRQMEKAGHLG, from the coding sequence ATGCTTCCCACGCGCTCCGTCCGTCCCTTCGAGGTCGTCAGCGAGTACAGCCCGAGCGGTGACCAGCCGCAGGCGATCGCCGAACTCGCCGGGCGCATCAACGCCGGCGAGACGGATGTGGTGCTGCTCGGCGCGACCGGTACCGGAAAGTCGGCGACGACCGCCTGGCTGATCGAGCAGGTGCAGCGCCCGACGCTGGTGCTGGCGCACAACAAGACGCTGGCGGCGCAGCTGGCCAACGAGTTCCGCGAGCTGCTGCCCAACAACGCCGTCGAGTACTTCGTCTCGTACTACGACTACTACCAGCCCGAGGCATACGTGCCGCAGACGGATACCTTCATCGAGAAGGACAGCTCGATCAACGCCGAGGTCGAGCGTCTCCGGCACTCGACCACGAACTCGCTCCTCAGCCGTCGCGACGTGGTCGTCGTGTCTACCGTGTCCTGCATCTACGGCCTCGGTGCGGCCGAGGAGTACCTGGAGGCCATGGTCGCGCTCCAGGTCGGCCAGAACGTGGGGCGGGATGCGCTGATCCGCCGCTTCGTCAACATGCAGTACGAGCGCAACGACGTCGACTTCTCGCGCGGCAAGTTCCGCGTGCGCGGCGACACGATCGAGATCATCCCCGTCTACGAGGAGCACGCGATCCGGATCGAGCTGTTCGGCGACGAGATCGAGGCGCTCTACTCGCTGCACCCGCTGACGGGCAACGTGATCACGAAGATGGATGCGGTGTCCGTCTTCCCGGCGACGCACTACGCCGCGAGCCCGGCCACCATGCAGCGCGCGATCGGCACCATCCAAGAGGAGCTGCACGAGCGCCTCCAGGAGCTGGAGCGCGAGGGCAAGCTGCTCGAGGCGCAGCGGCTGCGGATGCGCACCCAGTTCGACCTGGAGATGATGGAGCAGATCGGCTTCTGCTCCGGCATCGAGAACTACTCGCGCCACATCGACGGCCGCGCCCCGGGCGAGGCGCCGCACTGCCTGCTCGACTACTTCCCAGACGACTTCCTCGTGGTGATCGACGAGTCGCACGTCACCGTGCCGCAGATCGGAGCCATGTACGAGGGCGACGCGTCGCGCAAGCGCACCCTGGTGGAGCACGGCTTCCGCCTGCCCAGCGCGCTCGACAACCGTCCGCTCAAGTGGAACGAGTTCAAGGACCGCGTCGGCCAGACCGTCTACCTCTCCGCGACCCCCGGCAAGTACGAGCTGGGCATCGCCGACGGCGTGGTCGAGCAGATCATCCGCCCGACCGGCCTGATCGACCCGGAGATCGTCGTCAAGCCGACGAAGGGGCAGATCGACGACCTGCTCGAGGAGATCCGGCTCCGGGTGGAGCGCGACGAGCGCGTCCTCGTCACCACGCTCACCAAGAAGATGGCGGAGGAGCTCACCGACTTCCTGGCGGAGGCGGGCGTCCGGGTGCGCTACCTGCACTCCGACGTCGACACGCTGCGGCGCGTCGAACTCCTCTCCGAGCTGCGGGCCGGCGTCTACGACGTCCTCGTCGGCATCAACCTGCTGCGTGAGGGACTCGACCTCCCGGAGGTGTCGCTGGTCGCCATCCTCGACGCCGACAAGGAGGGCTTCCTCCGGTCGTCGACCTCGCTGGTGCAGACCATCGGCCGTGCCGCCCGAAACGTCTCGGGCCAGGTGCACATGTACGCCGACGTGCTCACGGACTCCATGAAGAACGCGATCGAGGAGACCGACCGTCGCCGCGAGAAGCAGATCGAGTACAACCGGGTCAACGGCATCGACCCTCAGCCGCTGCGCAAGCGCATCGCCGACATCACGGACGTGCTCGCTCGCGAGGAGGCCGACACGGCACGGATGCTGGCCGGCCGCGAGCAGAAGCGGAAGAGCCCGACGCCCAACCTGCGCAACGGCGGCATCGCCGCGCAGGGTGCCGCGGAGCTCGAGGGGCTGATCGCGGACCTCAACCAGCAGATGCTGGCGGCCGCGGGCGAGCTCAAGTTCGAGCTGGCCGCACGGCTGCGCGACGAGCTCTCCGACCTGAAGCGCGACCTGCGGCAGATGGAGAAGGCCGGCCACCTGGGCTGA
- the coaE gene encoding dephospho-CoA kinase: protein MQLIGLTGGIASGKSTIASRLASHGAVVVDADRIAREVVEPGTPALAEIARRFGDSVIAADGSLDRPALGAIVFGDPAALQDLNAITHPAVLQASTARFRAAAEADPDAIVVYDVPLLVESANEYPFDRIVVAHADAATRIHRLVTLRGMDEGEAERRIRSQASDDQRLAVADVVIDTGGTLEHTLEQVDALWEELRGTAR from the coding sequence GTGCAGCTGATCGGACTCACCGGGGGGATCGCCTCCGGCAAATCGACCATCGCCTCCCGCCTCGCCTCGCACGGCGCCGTCGTCGTCGACGCCGACCGCATCGCGCGCGAAGTGGTCGAGCCCGGGACGCCGGCGCTGGCGGAGATCGCCCGCCGCTTCGGCGACTCCGTGATCGCCGCGGACGGCAGCCTCGACCGTCCGGCGCTCGGCGCGATCGTGTTCGGCGACCCCGCCGCGCTGCAGGACCTCAACGCGATCACCCACCCCGCCGTGCTGCAGGCCTCGACCGCGCGCTTCCGTGCCGCCGCCGAGGCGGACCCGGACGCGATCGTCGTCTACGACGTCCCGCTGCTGGTCGAGTCGGCGAACGAGTACCCGTTCGACCGCATCGTCGTCGCGCACGCCGACGCGGCGACCCGCATCCACCGCCTCGTCACCCTGCGCGGGATGGACGAGGGGGAGGCGGAGCGCCGCATCCGCTCGCAGGCGTCCGACGACCAGCGGCTGGCCGTCGCCGACGTCGTGATCGACACCGGTGGCACGCTGGAGCACACGCTGGAGCAGGTGGATGCGCTCTGGGAGGAGCTGCGCGGCACCGCACGGTGA
- the rpsA gene encoding 30S ribosomal protein S1, with protein sequence MTTATTDKAPKQVAVNDIGSAEDFLAAVEKTLKFFNDGDLIEGTVVKIDRDEVLLDVGYKTEGVIPSRELSIKHDVDPTEVVEVGDTVEALVLQKEDKEGRLILSKKRAQYERAWGDVEKIKEADGVVTGTVIEVVKGGLIVDIGLRGFLPASLIELRRVRDLTPYLGQEIEAKILELDKNRNNVVLSRRALLEQTQSESRTTFLNNLHKGQVRKGVVSSIVNFGAFVDLGGVDGLVHVSELSWKHIEHASEVVEVGQEVTVEILEVDLDRERVSLSLKATQEDPWQVFARTHAIGQVAPGKVTKLVPFGAFVRVADGIEGLVHISELSGKHVELAEQVVSVGDEVFVKVIDIDLERRRISLSLKQANEGVDPEGTEFDPALYGMVTEYDDQGNYKYPEGFDPETNEWKEGFEAQRDEWEQQYAAAQARWEAHKRQVAKGLEEAAADSGSSSYSSDSGAGGTLADDESLAALREKLSSNS encoded by the coding sequence ATGACAACCGCAACGACCGACAAGGCACCCAAGCAGGTCGCCGTCAACGACATCGGATCTGCTGAGGACTTTCTTGCCGCGGTCGAAAAGACGCTGAAGTTCTTCAACGACGGAGACCTGATCGAAGGCACCGTCGTCAAGATCGACCGCGACGAGGTCCTCCTCGACGTCGGTTACAAGACCGAGGGCGTCATCCCCTCGCGCGAACTCTCCATCAAGCACGACGTCGACCCCACCGAGGTCGTCGAGGTCGGCGACACCGTCGAGGCTCTCGTTCTCCAGAAGGAGGACAAGGAGGGTCGCCTCATCCTGTCCAAGAAGCGTGCGCAGTACGAGCGCGCCTGGGGCGATGTGGAGAAGATCAAGGAGGCCGACGGTGTCGTCACCGGTACGGTGATCGAGGTCGTCAAGGGCGGCCTGATCGTCGACATCGGCCTGCGTGGCTTCCTGCCCGCGTCGCTCATCGAGCTGCGCCGCGTCCGCGACCTCACCCCGTACCTGGGTCAGGAGATCGAGGCCAAGATCCTCGAGCTCGACAAGAACCGCAACAACGTGGTGCTCTCGCGCCGCGCGCTGCTGGAGCAGACCCAGTCCGAGTCCCGCACCACGTTCCTCAACAACCTGCACAAGGGCCAGGTCCGCAAGGGCGTCGTCTCGTCGATCGTCAACTTCGGTGCGTTCGTCGACCTCGGCGGCGTCGACGGTCTCGTCCACGTGTCGGAGCTGTCCTGGAAGCACATCGAGCACGCCTCCGAGGTCGTCGAGGTGGGCCAGGAGGTCACCGTCGAGATCCTCGAGGTCGACCTCGACCGCGAGCGCGTCTCCCTGTCGCTGAAGGCGACGCAGGAGGACCCGTGGCAGGTCTTCGCCCGCACCCACGCGATCGGTCAGGTCGCACCGGGCAAGGTCACCAAGCTCGTCCCGTTCGGTGCGTTCGTCCGCGTCGCGGACGGCATCGAGGGCCTCGTGCACATCTCCGAGCTGTCCGGCAAGCACGTCGAGCTGGCCGAGCAGGTCGTCTCGGTGGGCGACGAGGTGTTCGTCAAGGTCATCGACATCGACCTGGAGCGCCGCCGCATCTCGCTGTCGCTCAAGCAGGCGAACGAGGGCGTCGACCCGGAGGGCACCGAGTTCGACCCGGCGCTCTACGGCATGGTCACCGAGTACGACGACCAGGGCAACTACAAGTACCCGGAGGGCTTCGACCCGGAGACCAACGAGTGGAAGGAAGGCTTCGAGGCGCAGCGCGACGAGTGGGAGCAGCAGTACGCTGCGGCCCAGGCGCGCTGGGAGGCGCACAAGCGCCAGGTCGCCAAGGGCCTCGAGGAGGCTGCCGCCGACAGCGGTTCGTCCTCGTACTCCTCCGACTCCGGCGCCGGCGGAACGCTCGCCGACGACGAGTCGCTCGCGGCTCTGCGCGAGAAGCTCAGCTCCAACTCCTGA
- a CDS encoding DUF1731 domain-containing protein, translating to MSERIVIAGASGFIGRYLAQHYREAGADVVLVGRDGPDVRWDDAAGLREAVTGAAAVINLAGKSVNCRYNDANRAEIFRSRLVTTRAVREAIATSDAPPPVWFNASTATIYRHAEDRPMTEATGELGTGFSVEVAKAWERELFEGDLPGTRRVALRMAIVLGDGSALGPLVALARFGLGGPQVDGRWFATAARRNAGTFHEFRARGGRQRFSWVHIADVLGAIEFLRAHPELDGAVNVSSPHPSDNRTLMATLRRLLGTRVGLPAFRWMLELGSVAIRTETELVLKSRWVVPERLLDAGYEFAYPELEPALRDILAGRRLLHASAAR from the coding sequence GTGAGTGAGCGCATCGTCATCGCGGGGGCGTCCGGCTTCATCGGCCGCTACCTCGCACAGCACTACCGGGAGGCCGGCGCGGACGTGGTCCTCGTCGGGCGCGACGGCCCCGACGTGCGCTGGGACGACGCGGCCGGGCTCCGGGAAGCCGTCACCGGCGCGGCGGCCGTGATCAACCTCGCGGGCAAGAGCGTGAACTGCCGTTACAACGACGCCAACCGGGCGGAGATCTTCCGGTCGCGCCTGGTCACCACGCGAGCGGTGCGCGAGGCGATCGCGACGAGCGACGCGCCGCCGCCGGTCTGGTTCAACGCCTCGACCGCGACCATCTACCGGCACGCGGAGGACCGGCCGATGACGGAGGCGACCGGCGAGCTGGGCACGGGCTTCTCCGTCGAGGTGGCGAAAGCCTGGGAGCGCGAGCTCTTCGAGGGCGACCTCCCCGGCACGCGCCGCGTCGCCCTGCGCATGGCCATCGTGCTCGGCGACGGCAGCGCGCTCGGCCCGCTCGTCGCGCTGGCCCGCTTCGGGCTGGGCGGCCCACAGGTCGACGGCCGGTGGTTCGCCACGGCGGCGCGCCGCAACGCCGGCACATTCCACGAGTTCCGCGCCCGCGGCGGCCGCCAGCGCTTCAGCTGGGTGCACATCGCCGACGTGCTCGGCGCCATCGAGTTCCTGCGCGCGCATCCCGAGCTCGACGGCGCCGTGAACGTCTCATCGCCGCATCCCAGCGACAACCGCACGCTGATGGCGACACTGCGCCGCCTGCTCGGCACGCGCGTTGGGCTCCCGGCGTTCCGGTGGATGCTCGAACTGGGCTCGGTGGCGATCCGCACCGAGACCGAACTCGTGCTGAAGAGCCGCTGGGTGGTGCCCGAGCGCCTCCTCGACGCGGGCTACGAGTTCGCGTACCCGGAACTGGAGCCGGCATTGCGCGACATCCTCGCCGGCCGCAGGTTGCTGCACGCCTCCGCAGCCCGGTAG
- a CDS encoding DUF4166 domain-containing protein, with amino-acid sequence MTSPYRAVLGAAFDDLHPRLQTYFDAIPSGSVGRGAGVFDTVGTPRRWLWPVLALFARSRVLFPVWQREVPFTVANRPVVRPDGSPAVAAERAFAFRGRSAVMVDEIGVSEVGVGRRGGSELVDRLGDPVRAEARFRATVRDGGLRLRSTEVHVVLAGRRVRIPSPIAPVVVLTERWDEDAGQQRVSITVTLPVIGRIYQYGGLFRYNVTPEGDQQQ; translated from the coding sequence GTGACCTCGCCCTACCGCGCCGTGCTCGGCGCGGCGTTCGACGACCTGCATCCACGGCTGCAGACGTACTTCGACGCCATCCCGTCCGGCTCCGTGGGGCGAGGAGCCGGTGTGTTCGACACGGTCGGCACCCCGAGACGCTGGCTGTGGCCAGTGCTCGCGCTCTTCGCGCGGTCCCGGGTGCTGTTCCCGGTCTGGCAGCGCGAGGTCCCGTTCACGGTGGCGAACCGTCCGGTCGTCCGGCCGGACGGTTCGCCGGCGGTCGCGGCGGAACGGGCGTTCGCGTTCCGCGGGCGCTCGGCGGTCATGGTGGATGAGATCGGCGTCTCCGAGGTCGGCGTGGGCCGCCGCGGCGGCAGCGAACTCGTCGACCGGCTCGGCGACCCGGTGCGCGCCGAGGCGCGCTTCCGCGCCACCGTCCGCGACGGAGGTCTCCGCCTGCGCTCGACGGAGGTGCACGTGGTTCTCGCGGGCCGGCGGGTGCGCATCCCGTCGCCGATCGCTCCGGTCGTCGTGCTGACCGAGCGGTGGGATGAGGACGCCGGGCAGCAGCGCGTGTCCATCACCGTGACGCTCCCGGTCATCGGCCGGATCTACCAGTACGGCGGACTCTTCCGCTACAACGTGACACCCGAGGGGGACCAGCAGCAGTGA
- a CDS encoding DUF885 domain-containing protein, whose product MTNDQKREPTPVDTIAEEWVDTQLELFPEYHVWLGRPGREGEYADYSPAGAETAIAKVKEALARIEAAEPVDDIDRITKMDLARELQLTVEKHDAGFAQRDLNVIASPAQELRDIFDLVPTDTEDDWANVAKRLHNLPAAMNGYIETLRSGIANGNVPAIRQVREVLAQARKQVADSGFFFEFTGDARPLNGVLPESLKSDLAAGAQESAQAYASLADFLENELAQHAPEKDAVGRELYALASRGFLGATVDFDETYEWGIEELARMRAEQESIAREIRPGATVLEAIEFLDGDPSRKLHGTDALQRWMQETSDRAIEELGKSHFDIPAEIRRLECMIAPTQEGGIYYTGPSDDFARAGRMWWSVPEGVTEFDTWRELTTVYHEGVPGHHLQIAQATYNKAQLNSWRRIAGTSGHAEGWALYAERLMEQLGYLDDPADRLGMLDGQRMRAARVVLDIGVHLEKPLPDGSRPWTGEDAFPFLRENVNMNDGFVRFEVNRYLGWPGQAPSYKIGQRIWEQLRDEYARREGASFDIKAFHKKALDIGGVGLDTLKAALLD is encoded by the coding sequence ATGACCAACGATCAGAAGCGCGAACCTACCCCGGTCGACACGATCGCCGAGGAGTGGGTGGACACCCAGCTCGAACTGTTCCCCGAGTACCACGTTTGGCTCGGTCGACCCGGCCGCGAGGGCGAGTACGCCGACTACTCTCCCGCGGGCGCCGAGACCGCCATCGCCAAGGTGAAGGAGGCTCTGGCCCGCATCGAAGCGGCGGAGCCGGTCGACGACATCGACCGCATCACCAAGATGGACCTCGCGCGGGAGCTGCAGCTCACCGTCGAGAAGCACGACGCCGGCTTCGCGCAGCGCGACCTCAACGTCATCGCCTCGCCCGCGCAAGAGCTGCGCGACATCTTCGACCTGGTGCCGACCGACACCGAGGACGACTGGGCGAACGTCGCCAAGCGCCTGCACAACCTGCCCGCCGCGATGAACGGCTACATCGAGACGCTGCGCAGCGGAATCGCGAACGGGAACGTCCCCGCGATCCGCCAGGTGCGCGAAGTGCTCGCCCAGGCGCGCAAGCAGGTCGCCGACAGCGGCTTCTTCTTCGAGTTCACCGGCGACGCACGGCCCCTCAACGGAGTGCTGCCCGAGTCGCTGAAGTCCGACCTCGCGGCGGGCGCACAGGAGTCGGCGCAGGCGTACGCGTCGCTCGCCGACTTCCTCGAGAACGAGCTGGCGCAGCACGCGCCCGAGAAGGACGCGGTCGGCCGGGAGCTCTACGCCCTGGCGTCGCGCGGCTTCCTCGGCGCGACGGTCGACTTCGACGAGACCTACGAGTGGGGCATCGAGGAGCTCGCCCGCATGCGCGCCGAGCAGGAGTCGATCGCGCGGGAGATCAGGCCGGGCGCCACCGTCCTCGAGGCGATCGAGTTCCTGGACGGCGACCCGAGCCGCAAGCTGCACGGTACCGACGCGCTGCAGCGCTGGATGCAGGAGACCAGCGACCGCGCGATCGAAGAGCTCGGCAAGTCGCACTTCGACATCCCGGCCGAGATCCGCCGGCTCGAGTGCATGATCGCGCCGACCCAGGAGGGCGGCATCTACTACACCGGTCCCAGCGACGACTTCGCGCGCGCCGGCCGGATGTGGTGGAGCGTTCCCGAAGGTGTCACGGAGTTCGACACGTGGCGCGAACTGACGACGGTCTACCACGAGGGCGTCCCGGGTCACCACCTGCAGATCGCCCAGGCCACCTACAACAAGGCGCAGCTGAACTCGTGGCGCCGCATCGCCGGCACGTCCGGCCACGCGGAGGGCTGGGCGCTCTACGCCGAGCGGCTGATGGAGCAGCTCGGCTACCTCGACGACCCGGCCGACCGGCTCGGGATGCTCGACGGCCAGCGGATGCGCGCCGCGCGCGTCGTGCTCGACATCGGCGTGCACCTCGAGAAGCCGCTGCCCGACGGCTCGCGTCCGTGGACGGGGGAGGACGCGTTCCCCTTCCTTCGCGAGAACGTCAACATGAACGACGGCTTCGTCCGCTTCGAGGTGAACCGCTACCTCGGCTGGCCGGGGCAGGCTCCGTCGTACAAGATCGGTCAGCGCATCTGGGAGCAGCTGCGCGACGAGTACGCGCGCCGCGAGGGTGCGTCGTTCGACATCAAGGCGTTCCACAAGAAGGCGCTCGACATCGGCGGCGTCGGCCTCGACACCCTGAAGGCGGCGCTGCTCGACTGA